TATAttgggtttctctcctgtgtgaatcTTCTGATGTACACGGAGTTGTGACTTCTTAGTAAAACATTTCCCACAGTCACTGCATTCATAAggcttctctccagtatgaattctatGATGTGCAATGAAGTGTGATTTCTGGatgaaggccttcccacattcagGACAAAcgtagggtttctctcctgtatggATTCTCTGATGTACACTTAGTGTTGATTTTTGgataaaggctttcccacattcattgcaTTCATAGTGTCTCTCTCCAATATGAGATTTCTGATGTATTTTGAGGCGTGACTTCCATATGAAGGCTTTTCCACAGCCGTTGcatttatagggtttctctccagtatgagttTTCTGGTGTTTAATGAGATTTGACTGGTCACTGAAAGCCTTTCCACATTCAGCACACatatagggtttctctccagtatgagttTTCTGATGTGTAGTGAGGTTTGTCCTATGAGTAAAGACCTTTCCGCATTCTGTACATATATAGGGTTTTTCTCCTGTGTGAATTCTTTGATGCACATGGAGTTGTGACTTCTTAGTGAACGATTTTCCACACTCACTGCATTCATAAGGTTTTTCACCGGTATGGATTCTCTGATGTGTATTGAAATGTGATTTCTGGatgaaggccttcccacattcggTACAtacatagggtttctctcctgtgtgaattctctgatgcaTTCTAAGTGCTGATTTTCTtgtgaaggctttcccacattcactgcatgCATAGTGTTTCTCTCCGGTATGAGTTTTCTGATGTATATTAAGGTCTGAATTCTGGGAGAAGCCTCTTCCACATTCACCGCATTCATACGGTTTTTCTCCTGTATGAATTCTCATATGTCTAAAGAGATATGATCTGTGGAaaaaggcttttccacattcactgcattTATAGGGTTTCTGCCCCGTATGAATTTTCTGATGTGTAATGAGGTTTGACTTGAGAgtaaaggccttcccacactgAGTACATATATAGGGTTTATCTCCTGTATAAACACTTTGAGATACATTAATCTGTGGCTTTTGAATGAGGACTTTGTCACTTTTATGGCAATCATGGGATTTTTCCTCAGCATGAATTCTCTGATGCTCAAAGAGATATGACTTCTGGGGGAAGCTTTTTACACACTCAGTACATACATACAGTTGCTCCCCAGTCTGAATTTTCTGATGGTGGATGAGAACTTGTTTGTTGCCAAGATGTTTTTCACATTGATTAATTTCACAGGAATTTGCTCCCGTATTAGCATTCTCAGTAGAGGAAGAGCTATGGGCAAGATTATCATTTCCAAAAATCTTATCAAGCTTCTTTGTTACACTGCTTTTATTATGATTATGTAAGTTTAAAGTATGCTTCAGACTCTTTCCAAATGTGTCATAGTTATGGAGTCTTTTAATTGAAGGAACAACCTTGGTACtcacatgaattattttttcaatatttttatattcatagcCCCTCTCCTTAATCAGTACTTTCACATGACTTAAagggttgttttggttttcttgagATCTCTCTAGCTGGTTATTATTTTGCCACAATTCTTCTAAAATGGAACATAATGGATTTTTTCCTATGGATTGACCAAATTTCTCACAGTGGAACAAAACTTTTCCAGGAATTCTCTGTTGTTGCATTTCCCCAACATCCTCatctacaaagaaaaagaactaagtgAAAATGATGCAAAGGACAATTAGCAGAGGGTAGGGGGTACATGTAGTTCAGATAAGAACATAGAAGTGGAAGAGTTCATATGACaataatgaaaatagtaataTATAGTAATACAAAATTCATCTAAAGCACTtactatatacaaaataattacaTACCATTTATGATGCACCAGGTACCATTCCAAGTGCTTTAcagctcatttaatccccacTGAACCCTAAGAGGTAGCCATCATTACCAatcacatttcacagatgagaaaatggaagcacaGAGGTTATGTAACTTGCTGAAGTTCAAATTGCtaaataagggcagcctgggtggctcagcagtttagcgccgccttcggcccagggtgtgatcctggagacccgggatcgagtccattgtcgggctccctgcatggagcctgcttctccctctgcctgtgtactttgcctctctctctccctgtgtgtttctcatgaataaataaataaaatcttaaaaaaacaacccccccaaaTTGCTAAATaagtgagggagacagaatttGAATCCCGGGGACTCATATCCACTATGTAGGAGGTCTGGAGAGTGAGTCTaaccagaagaagaaactgaagtcTGTTAAGGGGAATCCTAGCATGGAAGAAATATTTCAGGTTATATGTCTTTGTCACTTATCAGCTCTAAACCTTTCTaatctctttgctttctcttgcttttccatCTGAACCATATGAGCACCAACATTAAATTTATGTGGCCCAAAGACCCATTCCTCTATAGCTATGGGAAGCACCATGGCAACATTAGTTATCCAAATAGTAAATAGGTATCTGTGCTCCAACTCTATAGCCAGCTGCAAGTTTTCCCTGGTCCCAGGGATATATGTTTTCAACAAGTGTCAAATAGGAGAGGGAAAGCCATCTATGGCAGAAACTGCAAGCCATCCACTGAAAACTATTTGCATTTGCCTCTTCTTTTATACTACTAGAATGCAGCTGGGCTTAAGCCTCACTTTGTTCTCGCCAGTAGAAGTGATATGTACAGCTGCCAGGTTGGCCCTTAAGACAGTGGGCAaaattcttcccctctctctttcccactggACTCAACAATGACCCAACATTAACCATGCAGCTAAGAGCAATGCCCTAGGAGATGGCAAAACAATGACTTGGAACATGGTCCCTGAATGACCCATCGTGATCAGAGTTGACTTGTTGAATGAATCCATTTACCTCAGAATTCTGATATAAGAGAGAATATACATTTATACTAGGCCTGTTATTTTGATCCTCTGCATATTTAGAATGTATTATCCTTGATATTAGCTCTAACTTCAGTATACTTCTAGGGAGGTTATACCTGCTATGAATTTATAAAGCAGAGATGGTACTACTCATATCGATACTTAATTTGGCACGGTTTTCTTTTGTAACACAAAGGCTGAAATTGTTAACATTTCATGCAGCTGTCTTCCCTTTCCAAATATAATCTATGGCCCTTTGAATTCCCCTGAGCagacatttgaaaaatacttctGAAAGAGAGCAAAATATCCTCTCTGCCTCAAAATATCCTCTCTGCCTAACTCCTCAAATTCAATAAATTTAAGTCTACCAAATATTTTCCATGCTTTGCTTCAGAAAACTGAAGAATAAATGTGCCAGGCATCAACATATTGCCTCTCAACTCTAAATTCACTCCTCTTTGTCTGCTCTACAAAAATGGATCTGAGtctctttaaatatgttttttttccctttgccatcTGTCATGATGTTGAGGCTTTTCAGCACAGGTGATGGAGAAACTGCAGGAGAAAGGGGTTTTGCTTCTTGGTTCTGGTGGGCTCACTTAGCAGGTTCCTCCAGCAAGGGCAGCTTGTCTGGCACCAGGCTCCTGCAGTGCAGGTGGCTTCGCCAACACTGGGCTTCTGATATACACGCAGCTTCCCAGGCACCCAGGTCTTGCAGTGTGGGTGGCTTCTCTAGACCTCAGCTCCTACAGTGTGGATGACTTTTCTAGCACCCAACTCCTGCAGCTCATACAGCTTTCCAAGCACCCAGCTCCTACAGTCCTAGTAGCTTCTCCAGCTCCAGGCTTCTACACTGTATTGCAGCCAGCAGCACTCAGCAGCTTACCCTGGCACCCCTCTCAGATGATGTGTAGACTACCTCTAGTGAGAAGCTTCACCATGATCAGCTTTCTCTGGAACCCCAGAGGGCAGAATTCCAGCAAGTTCTGCCAGCAGAGGACCACAGTAACTCTTCTTCCATGCTCTGAGCTGTGGCTGGGTCCTTCAATAAGATCTGGATTCATCCCTGGGAACAGGGGAGGCTTTTCCTTGGGTgctccatcaaagtcctagaggtactgactgtttcttttatctgctattcctttattctttggatttctctttatttttactaGCTAATCTCTTGTCACTTTAATCTCATCATAGCTAATAATGTTTTATGTTATGCTTTCCCTGTTCAAATTTGTATGTAGTTTCTCTCTCTTGATCAGCCCCTGATTTCTATAACAAGAAATGGGCTCTGAATTCTGGGAACCTTCTAAAGAGAATGAGGTAAAAGCCTCAGTTACCACATAGACtaaaatctgtgttttttttttctgagttcctgtggaaagaaaggcaagaaaaaggaaagaaccaCATATGCTGGAGTAAGTGAGCCATTTCATGGAACACCAAAATCTGATTACCAGGTGAAAATGTATCATCTGAATAGACAGAGCACAGAATATTAAAGAGTCAGATTCATGGTGAACACTACTAAATGTGGTAGACatcaagaaaatgttaaaaatgcacAGCCAAAgcaacaatcaacaaaatgaaaaagcaatctatgtaaggggagaagatatttgcacaccatgtatctgataaggagttaaaaTCCAAATTATCTAAAGAacccatacaactcaatagcacaAAATAAGCAAACCAATTAAAAAGTGGGTAGAGGAACTGGataaatagttttccaaagaatacatgcAAATGGTTACTGAAAGTGaactaataaaaagaatgaaaaaaaaagaatggaatcagCAAGTTCAATCAGGAATAAAATCATCATAGTCCAGGCATAAGAAAATATGGAGCTGGTTTTAGGTGATATTACTGGGAACTGAGAAGATGAACTGAGAactgaaaatgatatttataaaaatggaaaagcgCTAGGAACTAGAGggtaactaattttaaaaaaaggctaaaaGATTTAAGAAGCACTGACATATTGCAACAGAATTTGGAAGGTGGGAAGGCTAAGTGTGAGATGATGATTCCAATTTCCAACGTACTGAGGGTCAAGAGAAACATCTCATCGGAACTTTCTGGGTAGTTAAATCTAGTACTAAAGTGAAAACCAGACTGGAGGTGTCAACAGCAGAGTCATCAGAATTCAGTAtggatggggcagcctgggtggctcagcggtttagcgatacctttggtccagggcctgatcctggagacccaggatcgagtcccacatcgggctccctgtatgaagcctgcttctccctctgcctgtgtctctgcctctctttctctctctctgtgtgtgtgtctctcatgaatgaataaataaaatcttaaaaaaaaaagaattcagtatgGATGAATCTTTGCATGTATACGAAGAAAAGATTGGTGAACAGTAGACAGGGTCCCTAGGGCAGACTCATTGTAGGgggacaaggaggaggagaaggctggAAAAAAGGGCAAGTAATAAATTATATGCAAAGCAGTATGAAACAGACAGGAAACTCAAGTGAAACAAGGGGAACACGAACAAGGTCACTCATAGAAGAAAACTCAAAGAGACCACAACAGGTCAGTAATGAAAGGCTGAAACTAGGTATACGAGaaatgcaaaaaagaagaaaaaatataataccacTTTATACTGATTATTGGCTAAAAAATGAGAAACTTTGGTTCTATTAATTGTTGGCAGAAACTCTAGGAAAGCAAGAACCTTTGTGCACTATGGTTAGTATAGATTCATGCAAATCGGAGAATAATATGGTGGTGCTCAAATTCAGGATAAAATTACGCAATGGTTAGGAAAATCCCCTTTTCTATAAACATTCCTAAGAAATTCTCACCCTCCCAAATGTTCCCAAAGGGAACATTTCTGTAGAAATCTATCATAGAATTGTTTGTATTAGCTGGGATTTTGTATTAGCAACAACCTTAGGTTCCACCCCTGGGTGAATGGTTAAGTAAGATGTGGTGCTGACACACTGTGGAATAGTATGCAGCAATTTGAAAGAATGAAGCCAGATGTACACGCTGTAATTCAGACAGACCTTACgaatgagggaaaaaaggaatagaattaGACATGTGGCACCGTATAacttatatatattaaagataccTACTCATAAACCAATATTTCAGGCTTTAAAGGAATACTACACAAATTCACAGATCAAACACAGTAGCTCAGCTGCCCCTGGGAGGAGGTATAAGGAATGAACAGGTGGAATtggaataaaagggaagaaattttaaaatacctgaaTGTACAAGGAAAGAATCTAAGATAAAGGGGGGGAGAGTGGAGTAGGAAGAATAAAAAGGTCTTAGATAAGATAGGGTAGTATATATGTGATCCAGAGTACAGAGACTAGAGGCAGCTCTTCTGTCAAAAAGCCAAACAATGAAGACAATTCCAAAAGTCATACtcgggggcagcctgggtggctcagcggtttagtgcctgccttcagcccagggcctgatcctggagacccaggatccagtcccatatcaggctccctgcatgaagcctgattctccctctgcctgtgtctctgcctctctctctccctctgtctctcatgaataaataaataaaatcttaaaaaaaaagtcatactcGGAAAGATCATTTAGGTATCAAAGGAGCTTCTGTCAACTATCTCCAATAAACTACAGAAGTTTAGAACTTTCAAGGGCAGGTTATCTTCATAGCCTTTCAAAGGTATCAGCCTCTTCTAGAAAAAGTGAGATTTACTTCCATGTCCCCCATCTGCCTGAGTCACACTCACTCACCCAAACAGCTCTGATGTGGGGTTTTTGTCTCCAAAATCCATGGCTCCTCTCCTTGTTCCAACTTGAAGATGACCTCTGGTTTGGGAACCTGGTACCCTGTTAACAGGAGATGATACAGGATTGGGTCGAGCTACTTGGATTTCAggggactttcttttcttttcttttctttttttttaaagattttattcatttattcatgagagacacagagagagagagaggcagacacagacagagggagaagcaggctccatgcagggagcccgatgcggaactcgatccccagtctccagtctccaggatcacgtcctgggccgaaggtggcgctaaaccactgagccacccgggctgcccttcagaGGACTTTCAATGACATTTCCATTTGCTCTTCAGAAAAGTAATCACATTTCACTGGGAACAGAGTAATAATAATTGTGCTGAAAAGGGACTGAAGAATCTTGGACAAATAAAGGATGATACCATCATACACTTAAGATGTTCCAGGACACCCAGCAGCTGAGAATGGAAATAGCCACATTGAGGCCTCTGGCAGACACACAGGGCAGCTGTGCTTACCCACTGAGCACAAATGGCTGTAATTCTCCAGTGTCACATCCCGGTACAGTCGTCTCTGAGCAGAATCCAGGTGCTGCCACTCCTCCCTGCTGAAGTCCACGGTCACATCCTCGAATGACATGGAGATCTGTAACAACACAATCCTGTTCAAGGTGACATGGTCAGCACTGGGGgttggaagaaagacaaataggAAGCTGTTTTTGACGTTTGCCATAATGTAGTACATAGGGTTTTCACTCAGTACCTGGTTTTGTATTTCATCTTGTGAGAGAAAAAAACTTATTGAAGTATCTTGACATTCACTGTGTTTGTAAtacattcaatcatttatttgttcaatcaTTCTTTTGCAAAAATGAGGATTAAAATAGTCTCTCTTTAAGTTCTCTAGTTAATGTAGGAACTACATATGTTAACTGGTTGATTATGTGCCAGGCTATGGCAATATAgtattgaataaaatagaattgaataaaaagaaacatataggGAAATGGCAAAACAATAGAGCctttaaaaacaatacagaaaattcGTTCCTGGGTTTTGGCACCCCCAAAAAACACAGACAAAAGATAATATAGACAAACACCTTCATGATCTCAGATTAGGAAAATAATTCTCAAACAAGATGCAAAAAACATTAACCATAAGGAAAAAGATTGATGTCTGGctacagtaaattttaaaaattctatttatttaaaagacagcattatatgggcagcctgggtggcccagcggtttagcgccgccttcagcccagggcgtgatcctggagacccaggatcgagtaccacatcaggctccctgcatagagcctgcttctccctctgcctctctctctctctctctaataaataaataaaaccttaaaaaaagacagcattataagagaagaaaatgaaagccacaGGATAGAAGACATTTGTAACAGATATTACTGTTGAAGGGTTCATATCTAGAGGttgtaaagaactcttacaaatcaATGAGAAGAAAGGAGACCAAGTAGAAAAGACATGATTCTCTCTATTTCTGCTGCTACATACAGCTAAAACCCCTGCACATTATATATGAAACACAGCTAAGAACATTCTGTCAGCTggagagagggaggtaaaccCATGATCCTCAGAACCTGAGGAATGACACACTGGTGATTTCCcggagtttcttttttctttttttaaaattttatttatttatttgagaggaagagagagaaagagaaagaacacaagagcaggggagggagaagcagactccccatgagcagagacctcaatgcagggctcaattccaggaccctgggatcatgacctgagctgaaggcagatgcttaactgactgagccacccaggcacctcagctggtaatttttttttaagattttatttatttattcatgacagagagagagagagagagagagagagagaagcaaggctccatgcagggagcctgacttgggacttgatcccgggtctccagcatcaagccctgggctgaaggcggcgctaaaccgctgagccacccggactgcccttcccagagttttcttttttgccacaCATATCTTGAACTAGGTGCTCAAGAAATTGGCAACCTAAAATGTCAACTGGCACAAACAGAAACAGCCCCAGAAAGCCCACTTTCATTAGTTTAAGTACCAGGAAGAAGGCAACATAGCAAGAGAGAACAACTTAGATAATACTGCCCTGTTCCAGCCAAGCATCACAGAAAAAAACTGTGCTCTTACTCCCATTCCCATCAGCAAAGGCTGAATGGGGAGCCTAGATTTTCATACCAGTCTGAGAATAATGAGACCTCTCTCCCACAGTGTCAGTTTAGCCTGTGTGGGGATTCTCCTTTTCTAGTAAAAAAGTGTCAGAGGAGGCCTGTTAAACACAAGATTGAAACAATATTCAGAGTCTTAGAGTTCCCAAAATATCCAGGACATAACTGAGAATCAGGCATCAtgtgaagaagcagaaaaatctcaactggaatgagaaaagacaatcaaGAGACACCAACATTGAGATAACACAGATGTTAGAGTTATCTgacaagaattttaaagcaactatcataaaaatatttcaatctactcaaatgttttaaagattttatttatttatacattagagacacacagagagaggaaaagacatagatggagggagaagccggctccctgtggggattcTGATGCAGAattctatcctaggaccctgggatcatgacctgagccaaaggcagacacttaaccactgacccatccaggtgccccatactcaaaagaaatttgaaagtaGAAAGTtttagcaaagaaagaaaagatatgaaGGTGAATTGAATGGAAACTTTAgaactgaagaatacaatgactgAACATTTAAAAGTCCACTGTGGGCTCAAGAGCAGAATagagagaacagaggaaagaatcCGAGAACTTGACAATGGAACAATGGAAATGATCCAatatgaacagaaagaaaactggctggggaaaaaaaagagccgAGCCTCAGGGACCTATGAGACTATAACAGAAGATCTGGCATTTGTGTCatcagagtcccagaaggagaggagaaagagtatGGGCTGAAAAAGTATTTGGAGACATTGACTGAAATTTTCTCGAATTTGGCAAAAATATCAACATAGAGTTTTAAGAAGCTGAGCAAACCCCAAAAGGATAAATCAAAGAAATCTACACCAAGACATGTTATAAtcaaacttaagaaaacaaaagacaaaaaaaaatcttaaaaatcagcaAGAGAGAAACCATAATTTACCTATGCGGGAAAACTAAGTGACAGTGGATTTCTCATCAGAAGCCAtggaggagggatgcctgggtggctcagtggttgagcgtctgccttcagctcagggtgtgatcccgggatctggatcaagttccacatcaggctccctgcaagaagcctgcttctccctctgcccgtgtctctgcctctctgtgtgtctcatgaataaataaataaaacctttaaaaaaattctagaaaaaaagaaagaagccatggaggagagaaggaggtgacacaacatttttctttcctttttttttttttcaatgacttatttattttacagacagggaggggcaggggcaaagggagagagagaatccttaagcaggctccccgctgagtgcagagcctgatgcggagcttgatcccaggaccctgacatcatgacttgagctgaaatcaagagtcaaccacttaactgactgagccaccgaggtgccctagtacaacatttttcaagtgctgGAAGAACAGAATTGTCAACTCTGAATTGGCAAACCTATCCTTAAGAAATGAAGTGGGTGGGGGTGAgcatgcctgagtggctcagtggttgagcgtctgcctttggctcaggttgtgatcctggggtcctgggatcaagtcccacatcaggctcttcacagggagcctgcttcttcctctgcctatgtctctgcctcactctgtctctctcatgaataaataaataaaatctaaaaacaaaataacacaacaaaatgaagtttatttaaaaaaaattaagtttggaGGTGTCTGGATAGCTATGATGATGGGGTGGCTACCTGTGATGAAATACTACCTCACATCCACTAGGATTGCTAGAATCAAAAAGTcagaaaatagcaagtgttggtgaggatgcggagaaattggaaccttcataTGCTGCCGGGGGAGTGTAAAATGCAGCTGCTTTGGGAAAaaatctggcagttcctcaaatgattaaaatagttaccatttgacccagcaattctatatCCTCAAGATATGGCTATGTAAAAACACGTACACGTATGTTgacagcagcattactcataatagctaAAAGGTGGAAACCACCCCAGTGTACATCAGCTgacaaatgggtaaataaaatgtgacacatctatacaatggaatattactgagccataaaaagtaatgaagtagGGATGCTTGTGTGGCTCATCCCTACCGTGGTACACGTGGTATAACATGTATACATACAACATGATACACCTCGTCCCTGTCTGTATCTACATACAAATATGGGCATATGTCCAGGCATATGGACTGGCAACTCCATACTTATTCATCAGGTTATAAtctattactatcattatttattttgctactcaatttgtcccagatttggccagAGGGAGCTCCTTGaaacatgatgctgagtgaaagaagccagacaaaaagatCACAGGTTATATGATTCTATCCAGTATAGtgaaatctatagagacagaaagtatattagtggttgcttagggttgggaggaggcagggaacagggggagggtggggaggagtgaTGGCTAAAGGAAATGGTgcttctttttgaggtgatgaaaatgttgtcaaattgattgtggtggtggttgctcatatccataaatataaaaaacactgaactgtacactttaaatgggtaaattgtatgatatgtaaattatatctcagtaaagctgttattaagaaaggagaaatgcaaaggaaatcaAGCTATCctcagataaaggaaaactaaaaaaatatgttgCTAGCAGACCTACCCTAAGTGAATGGCCAAtggaagttcttttttcttttttaattaattaatttatttatatcagtcacagagagaaagagagaggcagagacacaggcagagggagaagcaggctccatgcaccaggagcccgacgtgggattcgatcccgggtctccaggatcgcaccctgggccaaaggcaggcgccaaaccgctgcgccacccagggatcccgctaatGGAAGTTCTGTAAACAGAATGGagacagggaagcctgggtggctcagcagttgagcgtctgccttcagcccagggtgtgattctggagtcccgggatcgagtcccacatcgggctccctgcatggagcctccttctccctctgcctgtgtttctacctctctgtgcgtctctcatgaataaataaataaaatcttaaaaaacaacaaaaaaacccagaatggaGATAATAAGA
The Vulpes vulpes isolate BD-2025 chromosome X, VulVul3, whole genome shotgun sequence genome window above contains:
- the ZNF41 gene encoding zinc finger protein 41 isoform X1: MSANRSAPQWSSVLAAEGHGSSCEISMSFEDVTVDFSREEWQHLDSAQRRLYRDVTLENYSHLCSVGYQVPKPEVIFKLEQGEEPWILETKTPHQSCLDEDVGEMQQQRIPGKVLFHCEKFGQSIGKNPLCSILEELWQNNNQLERSQENQNNPLSHVKVLIKERGYEYKNIEKIIHVSTKVVPSIKRLHNYDTFGKSLKHTLNLHNHNKSSVTKKLDKIFGNDNLAHSSSSTENANTGANSCEINQCEKHLGNKQVLIHHQKIQTGEQLYVCTECVKSFPQKSYLFEHQRIHAEEKSHDCHKSDKVLIQKPQINVSQSVYTGDKPYICTQCGKAFTLKSNLITHQKIHTGQKPYKCSECGKAFFHRSYLFRHMRIHTGEKPYECGECGRGFSQNSDLNIHQKTHTGEKHYACSECGKAFTRKSALRMHQRIHTGEKPYVCTECGKAFIQKSHFNTHQRIHTGEKPYECSECGKSFTKKSQLHVHQRIHTGEKPYICTECGKVFTHRTNLTTHQKTHTGEKPYMCAECGKAFSDQSNLIKHQKTHTGEKPYKCNGCGKAFIWKSRLKIHQKSHIGERHYECNECGKAFIQKSTLSVHQRIHTGEKPYVCPECGKAFIQKSHFIAHHRIHTGEKPYECSDCGKCFTKKSQLRVHQKIHTGEKPNICAECGKAFTDRSNLITHQKIHTREKPYKCSDCGKTFTWKSRLTIHQKSHTGERHYECNKCGKAFIQKATLSMHQIIHTGKKPYACTECQKAFTDRSNLIKHQKTHSGEKL
- the ZNF41 gene encoding zinc finger protein 41 isoform X3, which encodes MSFEDVTVDFSREEWQHLDSAQRRLYRDVTLENYSHLCSVGYQVPKPEVIFKLEQGEEPWILETKTPHQSCLDEDVGEMQQQRIPGKVLFHCEKFGQSIGKNPLCSILEELWQNNNQLERSQENQNNPLSHVKVLIKERGYEYKNIEKIIHVSTKVVPSIKRLHNYDTFGKSLKHTLNLHNHNKSSVTKKLDKIFGNDNLAHSSSSTENANTGANSCEINQCEKHLGNKQVLIHHQKIQTGEQLYVCTECVKSFPQKSYLFEHQRIHAEEKSHDCHKSDKVLIQKPQINVSQSVYTGDKPYICTQCGKAFTLKSNLITHQKIHTGQKPYKCSECGKAFFHRSYLFRHMRIHTGEKPYECGECGRGFSQNSDLNIHQKTHTGEKHYACSECGKAFTRKSALRMHQRIHTGEKPYVCTECGKAFIQKSHFNTHQRIHTGEKPYECSECGKSFTKKSQLHVHQRIHTGEKPYICTECGKVFTHRTNLTTHQKTHTGEKPYMCAECGKAFSDQSNLIKHQKTHTGEKPYKCNGCGKAFIWKSRLKIHQKSHIGERHYECNECGKAFIQKSTLSVHQRIHTGEKPYVCPECGKAFIQKSHFIAHHRIHTGEKPYECSDCGKCFTKKSQLRVHQKIHTGEKPNICAECGKAFTDRSNLITHQKIHTREKPYKCSDCGKTFTWKSRLTIHQKSHTGERHYECNKCGKAFIQKATLSMHQIIHTGKKPYACTECQKAFTDRSNLIKHQKTHSGEKL
- the ZNF41 gene encoding zinc finger protein 41 isoform X2; this translates as MTWISHSMMVPCRISMSFEDVTVDFSREEWQHLDSAQRRLYRDVTLENYSHLCSVGYQVPKPEVIFKLEQGEEPWILETKTPHQSCLDEDVGEMQQQRIPGKVLFHCEKFGQSIGKNPLCSILEELWQNNNQLERSQENQNNPLSHVKVLIKERGYEYKNIEKIIHVSTKVVPSIKRLHNYDTFGKSLKHTLNLHNHNKSSVTKKLDKIFGNDNLAHSSSSTENANTGANSCEINQCEKHLGNKQVLIHHQKIQTGEQLYVCTECVKSFPQKSYLFEHQRIHAEEKSHDCHKSDKVLIQKPQINVSQSVYTGDKPYICTQCGKAFTLKSNLITHQKIHTGQKPYKCSECGKAFFHRSYLFRHMRIHTGEKPYECGECGRGFSQNSDLNIHQKTHTGEKHYACSECGKAFTRKSALRMHQRIHTGEKPYVCTECGKAFIQKSHFNTHQRIHTGEKPYECSECGKSFTKKSQLHVHQRIHTGEKPYICTECGKVFTHRTNLTTHQKTHTGEKPYMCAECGKAFSDQSNLIKHQKTHTGEKPYKCNGCGKAFIWKSRLKIHQKSHIGERHYECNECGKAFIQKSTLSVHQRIHTGEKPYVCPECGKAFIQKSHFIAHHRIHTGEKPYECSDCGKCFTKKSQLRVHQKIHTGEKPNICAECGKAFTDRSNLITHQKIHTREKPYKCSDCGKTFTWKSRLTIHQKSHTGERHYECNKCGKAFIQKATLSMHQIIHTGKKPYACTECQKAFTDRSNLIKHQKTHSGEKL